CTGGTCGAGCAGCTCGCCGGAAGCCCGTTCGGCCATATCCCCCTTCTTCATCAGAAGCCGGGCGGCAGTCAGGAAACCGCAAGTCTGCACATACTCCCGTTCATCGGCTATCCAGTGGAAAGACTTGGCAGGAGCATACGGCAGGTTTTGGAAAAGGTTCATACAGGTCAGTTCCGCAATTTCGATATTCCGGATGTCTTCCACCCAGATATCAGCGATTTCGGGATAGAAAGTGTCAATCGGTTGAAGCATTCCCGCCAAAATCTTACATTCGCGAATCTCCTCTTTCCACAAGGCTTGCGCCAGGTCGTGATTCTTTTCGTAGCTTTCGGCAATCATTTTGATGCGGGGCAGCTCCACTCCGAAATTGAGTTTGTACACCAACCCTTTTTCACGCATACTTTGGGACACAGCCCCGTTCATGGAAAGCCGGAGCTGTGTTTTAATAGCTGTAAGTTGTTCTTTAATATCCATTTTCAGATTAGTTGTTTACTGAAGGAAGTGGAGAATAATCCTTGCTGTAACGCAGCATTTGTTCTACATACCCTTCATCATAAGCCACAGTGACATCTGTAATGTTTCCGTTTTCATCTGTCACCAATTCATATTTCGGATTCACAAAGCCTTTGTAAGGAGCCAGGTTCAGCTTCTTATAACGCTCCAATATTTCAGCATGCAGAGCCGGGTCTACCTTCACCGCATAATTCTCCACCAACGAACGGGCACCTGCAAAGTCGCCTGTCGATTTGATGCGCTGAATTTCAGCCAACAATTCACCGAACAATTCACGTACCTTTTCATAATCATTGATAACGACATATGTCTTTCCGTCTTTCTTCACCAATTCCACGACCTTGTCCGCCGCTCCTTTTTCAAATACCCAACGGGCAATTAACTGGCGGTTGCGCATATGAGCTTCTTCAACCGTGTTTCCCGGTTCGATACGTACCAACTGCGTCATCAAGCCGTTCATCAGATACGTATAATATTGAGCTTTGTAAGCCTCGGGAGAAGACAGAAGCTTCAGTTCCACCAGTTTCGGATCGGCCACATAATAGAGTCCGAACAAATCGGCACGTGCTTCTTCAATTGTAGAACCATAAGCCTTCAACGCGTCAGGGTCGACACCCGGAAGCAACTTGCCCGAACCGTGTCCCAGACATTCGTGCAGGTCAGTATGAAGTTCATCCGTCAGGTCGGAATAGGCATCAATCAATTGTCTTTCCGTATCACTGTACACAAATTCTTCATTGAACCCGTTTCCATGAGCCGCCTTGTTATAAGCATCTGTAATGTTGCCGATAGTCACCGACTTGGAACCGTGATGAGCACGAATCCAGTTGGCGTTCGGCAGGTTGATACCGATAGCCGTAGCCGGATAAAGGTCACCGGCAAGGATAGCGGCAGTAATCACTTTCGCCGATACGCCTTTCACTTCATCTTTCTTGAACGATTTATCTACCGGAGAATGGTCCTCGAACCACTGCGCATTGCTACTGATAATCTCCGTGCGGTGCGTAGATTCAATATCCTTGAAGTTCACCAGTGATTCCCAACTAGCCTTCATTCCCAGCGGGTCACCATAACTTTCCGTAAATCCATTCACAAAATCAATGCGTGAATCCAGGTCTTTCACCCAAAGGATGGCATATTCATCGAAATCCTTCAGATTACCGGTTTCATAGAACTGAATCAGCTTGGTGATAACCGCTTTCTGCGCATCATTCTCTGCCACTGCTTCAGCCTTCTTCAGCCAATAAACGATTTTTTCGATAGCCTGTGTATAAAGTCCGCCTACTTTCCATACTTTCTCCTGCAACTTACCGTTCTCTTTTACCAAACGGCTGTTCAAGCCATACGAAACCGGAGTCTCATCCTTCGGATCTTTCATCGCACCATAGAAATCTTCCGCTTCCTTCTGCGTCACTCCGTCGTAGTAGTTACAAGCGGAAGTCAATACAAGATCCTCGCCATCCGCCTGGTTCACCCGCTTCGGCATAATAGCCGGATCGAAGATAACAGGGAAAAGTTCATCGCAAAGTTGTCCGGCAGTCTGCCCTTCCGCCAGCGGAAGCAACCCGGCATCAAGTCCGAGTACAGCCTGTTTCAGAAAATCCTGCGAGAAGCCGGGTACAAACTTCTCCGTTCCATAATGATGATGAATACCATTGGAGAACCATACCCTTTTCAGGTACACTTCCATGTTCTTGAAATCAGGAGTCGTTTTATCACCCTGATAATTAGTATATACCGCTTCGAGCATCCGACGGATTCTCAAATTATATTTTCCATTTTGGTCAAACAGAATATCCCTTCCTTCCTGAGCAGCCTCTGCCAGGTAATAAATCAGTTCTTTCTGTTTCAGCGTCAGTTCCTCAAATCCGGGGACTTTATAACGCAAAATCTGTAAATCTGCAAATTGTTCCACTGTATAATTGAATTTATCTGCCTCGGCAGTTGTTGTTTTGGCTCCGCCGCACGACGTTAGAATCGTAGCAGCTACCGCCATTGAAATAAGATGTTTATTCATAATGCTAGTGTTGATTAATTAAAAACAAGAAAAGGAATTATCTCCAAAATTTTTCATTTAGAGGTAATTCCTTTCGATTAATTTCGGAATGCGCAATTACTTTTTGTTTTCCAAATGTTTTTTGCGATATCCGTTAGGAGTTTCACCTACGTTCTTGTAAAATGCAGCGTAAAAAGATTGACGATTTGCAAAACCAACCATGGCGCTAATCTCTTCCACATTTTTGTCGGCATAACGTTTATCAGTCAATAAATGCAAAGCATCTTTTACTCTGTATTCATTCAACAGACAAGAATAGTTCATGCCGAAACGTGAGTTCACTACTGCAGAAAGGTAACGAGTGTTCGTCTTCAGCTCTTTCGCCAAATCTTTCGCTGAATAGTCAGCATCCTTGTACTTCTTCTGTACAACGATGATATTCAGGATCTTGTCATACAACTCGTCTGCCAATTCCGGTCTGATTAAAGACCTGTATGCAGCCTTCTTTTCTTTCTTTTCCCTCAAATTGTAGGGACGTTTTTTCGGAGTTTCTTCCGATTTTTTGTTCTCTAAATCACTCATTGAATTAACTGGTTAGGGTTTGTTCATTTGTTAGTACTCGCATATTTGCAACGTAACATGTTACAAATGTCTTACTTTTTTTTTAAACACACAATTATTTTGTGCATTTTTTTTCTAAATAAACAATCAAAAACCTTGAAAAAGAGGGAATAAGCTCGAATAATAAGAAACTTTAACCTTTTTATATTTCATCTCGGAAACTGAAATCTACACATTGCGGAAATTGCGAAAGAAAAACGTACCTTTGCAGCAAGATTAAAATGACATCCATGAGAGAAACTCTGAAGAAATATTTCGGATACGACAGTTTCCGTCCCCTGCAAGAAGATATCATCCGTCACATCCTCAACAAGAAGGATGCATTAGTGTTAATGCCTACTGGCGGGGGAAAATCAATCTGTTACCAGCTCCCTGCCCTGCTCTGCGAAGGTACGGCCGTCGTAGTGTCGCCGTTGATCTCATTAATGAAAGATCAGGTGGAAGCATTGTTGGCAAACGGAGTCGCCGCCGGAGCATTGAACAGCAGTAATGACGAAACGGAAAACGCCAACCTGCGCCGTGCCTGCATCGAGGGACGTTTGAAGCTGCTTTACATTTCACCGGAGAAATTACTGGCAGAAAAAGACTATTTATTGCGAGATATGCATATTTCCCTGTTCGCTATTGATGAAGCGCACTGTATTTCGCAATGGGGACACGATTTTCGACCGGAATACACTCAAATGGGGGTACTTCATCAACAATTCCCGCAAGTGCCGATTGTTGCCCTGACTGCCACCGCAGATAAAATCACCCGCGGAGACATTGTCCGTCAACTCCATCTTATCGAACCCCGTACTTTTATATCGTCTTTCGACCGCCCCAATATCAGCCTGACGGTAAAACGCGGTTTCCAGGCAAAGGAAAAGAATAAAGCTATCCTCGACTTTATCCACCGACACGAGGGAACAAGCGGAATCATTTACTGTATGAGCCGAAGCAAGACGGAGACAGTAGCCCAAATGCTGCAGAAGCAGGGGATTCGTTGCGGAGTTTATCACGCCGGATTGTCTACGCAGCAACGGGACGAGACGCAGGATGATTTCATCAATGACCGGATTCAGGTGGTATGTGCCACGATTGCCTTTGGCATGGGTATCGACAAGTCAAATGTCCGCTGGGTCATCCACTATAACCTTCCCAAAAGCATAGAAAGCTTTTATCAGGAGATAGGACGTGCCGGACGGGACGGTCTGCCAAGCGACACCGTCTTGTTTTACTCATTGGGCGACTTGATATTATTGACTAAGTTTGCCACGGAAAGCAACCAGCAGAGCATCAACCTGGAAAAGCTCCAACGTATGCAGCAGTATTCGGAAGCGGATATTTGCCGGAGACGAATCCTGCTAAGTTATTTCGGAGAAACGACTACCGAAGATTGCGGAAACTGTGATGTCTGCAAAAATCCTCCTCAACGATTTGACGGGACGGTCATCGTGCAGAAAGCATTAAGTGCCATTGCGCGTGCAGAACAGCAAATCAGCACAGGGTTGCTGATTGACATTCTTCGCGGGAATTACTCGGCGGAAGTGACCGGAAAAGGATACCAGGAACTTAAAACGTTTGGCGCAGGGCGGGATATTCCACCTCGCGACTGGCAGGATTATCTGCTTCAAATGCTCCAGTTGGGCTACTTCGAGATCGCTTATAATGAGAATAATCACCTCAAAATCACGTCAAGCGGAAGCGATATACTTTTCGGGAGAACACAAGCAACACTGGTGGTTATCCACCATGAAGAAGCTGCCACTCCCAAAGGGAAAAAGAAGAAAGTGGTTATCGCCAAAGAACTTCCCTTCGGTGCGGCAGGCGGAGAAAGCGAGGATTTGTTCGAAGCATTGCGCGGATTACGAAAACAACTTGCCGACCAGGAAGCGCTTCCCGCCTATATCGTCTTGTCGGACAAGGTTTTACATCTGCTCAGTATTTCACGTCCTACCACTATTGAAGAGTTTGGGGAAATCAGTGGTATCGGAGACTATAAAAAGAAGAAATATGGAAAGGATTTCGTCAAGCTGATTAAGCAGTTTGTGGAATAATCCTTCGGAAAATGATATTATTAGGCACGGATTACACGGATTTCACGGTTTTAAGAAATTATTTAATTAAAAAACCGTGTTAATCCGTGTAATCCGTGCCTAAATTTATTATATAAGCTAATTTATAAACGGGCACTTAAAACAAATCATACATCACTTACACTGTTGAAGTTGTTGGTGCAAATCAGCAGGCGGTACTCCTAAAGAGATGGCTTTCTCAAAATCAGCTTTTGCCAATGCTTTCTTCTTTTGAGTCAGATAGATATTTCCACGCAACAGATAAGCATCTGCCGATGATGCATTCAGCCTGATAGCTTCTTCCAAATCCACCAATGCCAAATCGTCGTGTTTCATCTCACGCTCCACATCGGCACGGGCGACATAAAGTATTGCGTCGTCAGGACTTTCCACAATCATCTTGTTCAGAATATCAAGAGCTTCACGAAATTTTCCTTCTTTCTGCTCCAGAGTAGCCAGTCCCAACCGACCGCTATAACTCTGCGGGTCAATCTCCAGCAAACGGTTATAGTCTATCCGCGCAGCCGGATAATCCCTGCGAACCACATAAATATAAGCACGCATCAACAATGCTTCTTTGTTCTGTTTATCCTCATCAAGCACCTGACAGTAATCCGTGTAAGCACGGTCTGTCTTTCCCATTTCCATATAAATGGCAGCACGGTCAAGAAGAATGGGCACTGCCAACGGAGCAAAATTCAAGGCAAACGAATACGATTCCAAAGCCTTGTCGAACTCTCCCAGCCGACGTTGTACCAACCCTAAATTAGAAAAGAGCAGGGCGTTCTTTGCATTCTTCGGTTCCAGCTTCAATGCCTGAAGCAGAAGTTTTTCAGCTTGGGGAAGACTGTCCTTCTCGATGCATTCAATTGCTTTTTCAGACAACTGTTGATAGGTCTGCGCACAAATGGCAACCGGAAAACAAAAAAGCAATATTATAATAATTCTTATCATATAGTTCGGTTATAATTAATGAATCAATCCAACGGATACGCGTCAAATGCAAACAACTCGGTAGACAAGTAACGCTCTCCCGTATCAGGCAACAACGCTACGATTTTTTTGTTCTGAAACTCGGGACGCTCTGCCAACCGGCGGGCTGCATATACCGCCGCACCCGAAGAAATTCCTGCCAACAAACCCTCTGTTGCCGATAATTCGCGTCCGGCACGAATCGCTTCATCATCGGGCACACCAATTACCTCATCCACCACAGATGCATCATACAACTTCGGAATAAAGTTCGCCCCGATTCCCTGAATACGATGCGCAGCTGCCTGCCCGCCCGCCAGTATAGGAGACGACGCCGGTTCCACCGCTACTATATAAACATCCGGATTGTGTTTCTTCAATGCACGGGCTACACCGCAAACAGTTCCACCCGTACCGACTCCGGCAACAAAAACCGCTACTTCACCGTCCGTATCCCGCCATATTTCTTCACCCGTCGTACGTTCATGGGCGGCAGCATTGGCAGGATTTTCAAACTGTTGCAAAATCACCGAACCGGGAATACTATCACGCAACTCCTCTGCCTTGGCAATAGAAGCAGCCATCCCGCCCAATCCGTCTGTCAGTACAATTTCAGCGCCGAGTGCCTTCAACAGATTCCGCCGTTCCAGGCTCATTGTTTCAGGCATAGTCAATATCAGATGATACCCTTTAATGGTAGCCACCATTGCCAGTCCGACACCGGTATTTCCACTTGTCGGTTCAATAATTGTTGCGCCGGGTTTCAACGCTCCACGTGCTTCAGCATCTTCAATCATCGAAAGAGCCACCCTGTCTTTTACGCTTCCAGCCGGATTAAAAGACTCCAGTTTGGCAATTATATTTTGTTTCAGACCATACTTTTCGCTATAACCGGAAAGTTCCATCAAAGGGGTATTCCCCACTAAATCTGTTAGTTTCTTTGCAATCTTAGCCATTTCATTACTTAATTTTTGTCACATTTAGGGCAAAGATATGGAAAAAAAGGTATGTTTTACATCACATCATAAGAAAGATAAGGAAAAGTATAGTAACTTTGTATCCGTTCAATCTTTTTAAGTTTACATATATGAAAAAGAGAATTATACAATTTCTCACGACCTATTTTTTGTTTGTCCTTCTGTTCGTTCTTCAAAAACCTATCTTCATGGTTTACTACCATGAACTATATAGCGGTGTATCCTTCGGCGATTATTTCAGTGTCATGTGGCACGGACTGCCCTTGGATTTTTCACTTGCCGGCTACCTCACCGCCATTCCGGGACTTATACTCATTGCTTCCGCCTGGACAAAATCATCCATACTCCGGCGTATCCGGCAAGTCTACTTCGGAATAATCGCTTTCGTCATGGCTTGCATCTTTATCATTGACCTCGGACTGTATGGCTTTTGGGGATTCCGCCTGGATGCCACCCCTATTTTCTACTTCTTCTCTTCGCCCAAAGATGCTATGGCAAGTGTCAGTTTTTGGTTTGTCCTGTTAGGCATACTGGCGATGCTTATCTACGCCGCCCTCTTATACTATATATTCTACATGGTTCTCATCCGCGAAAGAAAACCATTAAAGATACCCTATCGGCGACAAAATGTCTCTCTCGCACTTCTGTTGCTGACAGCCGCCCTCTTTATCCCTATCCGCGGCGGTTTCACCGTATCGACCATGAATTTGAGCAAAGTATATTTCAGCCAGGATCAGCGGATGAACCATGCCGCCATCAACCCGGCATTCAGTTTCATGTACTCCGCTACCCATCAGACCAATTTCGACAAGCAATACCGCTTCATGGATCCGAAAGTGGCGGACGAAATCTTTGCAACGATGCTTGACAAGCCCGCCACAGCCACAGACAGCATCCCGCAATTATTGAACACCCAACGCCCGAATATCGTCTTTATCATTCTCGAAAGTTTCTCCACACACCTGATGGAAACTTTCGGCGGACAACCCAACGTAGCTGTCAACATGGATAAATTCGCAAAAGAAGGCATCTTATTCAGTAACTTCTACGCCAGTAGCTTCCGCACCGACCGCGGACTGGCATCCATCATCAGTGCTTATCCCGGACAACCGAGTACCAGCATCATGAAGTATCCCGAAAAGACAGATAAACTTCCTTCCATCCCCCGCAGCCTGAAAAATGCCGGATATAGCTTGGATTATTATTACGGCGGAGACGCAGACTTCACGAATATGCGCTCTTACTTAATATCTTCCGGCATTGAAAAAATCGTTTGCGATAAAGATTTCCCCTTGTCCGAACGTACAAGCAAATGGGGAGCGCAGGATCATGTCCTGTTTCAACGCCTGATGAAAGACATTAAAGAAGAAAAGCAACAAGAACCTTTCCTGAAATTCGTTCAGACCTCAAGCAGCCATGAGCCGTTTGAAGTGCCGTTTCACCGACTGGATGATAAAGGACTCAATGCCTTCGCTTACGCTGATAGCTGCGTAGGCGACTTCGTTAAACAATATAAGGAACTTCCACTATGGAAAAACACCGTGTTTGTGCTCGTTCCTGATCATCAAGGAGTCTACCCGTATCCGATAGAAAATCCATTGGACGGACAGACTATTCCTCTTATTCTAATTGGCGGAGCAATCAAAGAACCCCGTGTCATAGATACCTATGCTTCACAAATCGACATTGCCGCCACCCTGCTTTCACAGTTAGGATTGCCGCACGATGAATTTACCTTCAGCAAAGATATTATGAATCCGGCATCCCCGCATTTCGGATATTTCACCCGTCCGAACTTCTTCGGTATGGTGACTCCCGAGAATCAATTGGTGTATAACCTGGATGCCAACACCGTACAACTCGACGAAGGCACGGAAAAAGGAGCGAACCTGGAAAAAGGAAAAGCCTTCCTGCAAAAGCTCTACGATGATCTTGCCAAACGATAGGAACTGGGCATTATAGAAGATTTATAAGGTAATATAGGACAATTTCCTATTCTTTATTGTATATTTGCTGCGTTAAAAAATAGAACAATAAAGAATGATGGTAAATACAAACATCGTCAAATTCCTGTCAGAGATAGATACTAGTATCTTTCTGTCTTTCAATGGTATCCACTCCCCCTTTTGGGATTACTTTATGACTTCCTTCACCGGAAAGATTATTTGGGTACCTATGTACGCAACCATCTTGTATATCCTGCTAAAGAACTTTCACTGGAAAGCGGTACTTTGTTATGTGGCGGCTATCGCTCTCACAATTACTTTCGCCGACCAAATGTGCAGTAGTCTTATTCGCCCGGTTGTAGCACGACTTCGTCCTGCCAACCTCGAAAACCCAATTGTGGATATGGTATATATCGTCAATGGCTACCGTGGCGGAAGTTACGGATTCCCGTCATGCCATGCCGCCAATTCATTCGGTCTTGCCATGTATGTGATCTTCACATTTCGCAAACGCTGGCTGAGTATTTTCATTATAACATGGGCTGTACTTAATTGCTATACCCGCATTTATCTGGGTGTACACTATCCCGGCGATTTACTTGTCGGCGGTATCATCGGCGGATTCGGCGGATGGATGTTCAGTACCCTTGCTCATAAGGCAGCCGCTTATATAGAACCGTCTACCCGTATAAGAAGAAATGATATAAAGCAGTCGTCAATCACGATTTATGTAGGATTGCTGACAGTACTCGGTATTCTTATCTATTCCACGATTAAAAGCTGGTAAAGTTCACCACAGATTACACAGATTCACACAGATTTTAAATCATGAAAAAAGATATTCCATAAAAGGAATAAACAAAAAATGGGGATATTTATTAAATATCCCCATTTACTAATCTGTGTGAATCTGTGTAATCTGTGGTGAAATATCAAGCCTTCCTGATATAGTCAGCAATCCATTGTCCAACTTCTTTCGTTCCGTATTTTTCACCACCGGCAACCTGAATTTCCGGTGTACGCACGTTCGCGTCCAAAGAAGCGTCTACCGCTTTACGAATTAACGCACCTTCTTCTTTCAGGTCGAAATATTCGAACAACATAGCTACGGAAAGAATCTGTGCCAACGGATTAGCAATGTTCAATCCCTTAGCCTGCGGCCATGAACCGTGAATCGGTTCGAATACCGGAGTACTCTCGCCTGTAGAAGCAGAAGGAAGCAAGCCCATAGAGCCACTGATTACCGAACCTTCATCAGTCAGGATATCACCGAATGTATTTTCAGTAACCATCACGTCGAAGAATGCCGGCTCTTGAATCATCTTCATGGCAGCATTATCCACAAACATATAGTCAGTCGTTACTTCCGGGTAATTAGGAGCCATTTCCTGTGCAATCTGACGCCACAGACGGGAAGAAGCAAGGACATTCGCCTTATCTACCACTGTCAGGTGTTTTCTGCGTTTCATTGCATATTCGAAAGCCACTTTGAGGATACGTTCGATTTCAGGGCGGGTATAATAATTGGTATCATAAGCCTTATCGTTATCCTGGTATTTTTCACCGAAATACATACCACCTGTCAGTTCGCGGATACAGATAAAATCGGCATTCTCTACCAGTTCCGCACGCAACGGAGACTTGTGAATCAGGCATTTGAATGTCTGTACGGGGCGGATATTAGCGAAAAGTCCCAGTTTCTTACGCATGGCCAACAAACCTTGTTCAGGACGTACCTTAGCAGTAGGGTCATTATCAAATTTCGGGTCGCCTACGGCAGAGAACAATACAGCATCCGCATCCTTACAAACCTGATAGGTTGCTTCAGGGAACGGATCACCCACTTTATCTATCGCGTCGGCACCACAAATGGCGTGTTCGTAACTTACTTTGTGACCAAACTTTTCGCAAACGGCACTCATTACCTCTACACCTTGCACAGAGATCTCCGGTCCGATACCGTCGCCTGCTAATACAGCAATTTTAAAATCCATAATTGTTAATTCTTCTATTTATATATTCTTATAAAAACATTCTTCGCTTCGGGCAAGCAGCATCCCGCTTACTCTTTCTCATATTCATCTTCTATGAGATTCAGCATCTTCATAGTAGCTTTGATGGCAGCTTCCGTCTGGTCGGCATCCAGTCCACGGGTACGGAACACCTGTTCGTCATAACTCCATGTGATTACCGTCTGCACAAACGCATCCGTACGTCCGCCGGGCGGGATAGTTACCGCATAATTGGTCAGCATCGGGAATTTACGCCCCAGCGTCACCTTATATATCTTACGCAATGCACGGACAAAAGCATCATACTGACCGTCTCCACCCGAACTTTCTTCGTACTCTTTTCCGTTGATTTCTATCTTCAACGTTGCCATCGGCTTCAAGCCATGAGCGAGATTTACGAAATAGCTCTTCAGTCTGACCTTCTCGCCTATCGAGCCATGTTTCAATACATCAGAAACAATGTACGGCAAATCTTCCTGCGTCACCAGTTCCTTCTTGTCACCCAGTTCGATAATGCGTTCCGTCACTTTGCGCATGGATTCTTCGTCCAGTTGCAGTCCGAGGTCTTCGAGATTCTTGCGGATATTTGCCTTGCCGCTTGTCTTGCCCAACGCATATTCACGCTTGCGCCCGAACCGTTCGGGAAGCAGGTCATTACAATACAGGTTATTTTTATTGTCACCGTCGGCATGCACACCCGCCACTTGTGTAAAGACATTCTCGCCCACAATCGGTTTGTTGGCAGGTATCATGATACCCGAGTACGACTCTACCACCCGGCTGACATCATTCAGACGACTTTCGTCGATATTGGTCACCGCATTGAAATGATCCTTCAGGATAGCCTGTACACTTGCGAGAGGGGCATTACCCGCCCGTTCGCCCAGTCCGTTGATGGTAGTATGCAATCCTTTGACACCGCTCAACACCGCTGCCAGCACATTGCTCACCGCCAAATCATAATCATTGTGCGCATGGAAATCGAAATGAGTATTCGGATAACGTTTCTTCATCTTCCGCATATACTCTATTACCTGCAACGGATTCAAGACTCCCAACGTATCAGGCAGCATGAAACGCTTGATACTCGTCTCCTTTAATCCGTCTACCAACTGGAATACATATTCGGGAGAATCCTTTATGCCGTTACTCCAGTCTTCCAGATAGACATTGACGGTTATATCCTGCTCATCGGCATAGTGCACCACGTCGATAACGTCCGCCAGATGTTCTTCCGGTGTCTTTTTCAGTTGTTGCGTACAATGCTTCAGCGAACCTTTGCAAAGGAGATTAATCACACGGCAACCGGCACTCTGTATCCAGTCTACCGAAGTATGGCCGTCTACAAA
The DNA window shown above is from Bacteroides faecium and carries:
- a CDS encoding DNA alkylation repair protein, which codes for MDIKEQLTAIKTQLRLSMNGAVSQSMREKGLVYKLNFGVELPRIKMIAESYEKNHDLAQALWKEEIRECKILAGMLQPIDTFYPEIADIWVEDIRNIEIAELTCMNLFQNLPYAPAKSFHWIADEREYVQTCGFLTAARLLMKKGDMAERASGELLDQAMCSVHSESYHVRNAALLVIRKYMQHSEEHAFQVCRMVEGMADSAVIGEQMLYNMVKAETE
- a CDS encoding dipeptidyl-peptidase 3 family protein, with the translated sequence MNKHLISMAVAATILTSCGGAKTTTAEADKFNYTVEQFADLQILRYKVPGFEELTLKQKELIYYLAEAAQEGRDILFDQNGKYNLRIRRMLEAVYTNYQGDKTTPDFKNMEVYLKRVWFSNGIHHHYGTEKFVPGFSQDFLKQAVLGLDAGLLPLAEGQTAGQLCDELFPVIFDPAIMPKRVNQADGEDLVLTSACNYYDGVTQKEAEDFYGAMKDPKDETPVSYGLNSRLVKENGKLQEKVWKVGGLYTQAIEKIVYWLKKAEAVAENDAQKAVITKLIQFYETGNLKDFDEYAILWVKDLDSRIDFVNGFTESYGDPLGMKASWESLVNFKDIESTHRTEIISSNAQWFEDHSPVDKSFKKDEVKGVSAKVITAAILAGDLYPATAIGINLPNANWIRAHHGSKSVTIGNITDAYNKAAHGNGFNEEFVYSDTERQLIDAYSDLTDELHTDLHECLGHGSGKLLPGVDPDALKAYGSTIEEARADLFGLYYVADPKLVELKLLSSPEAYKAQYYTYLMNGLMTQLVRIEPGNTVEEAHMRNRQLIARWVFEKGAADKVVELVKKDGKTYVVINDYEKVRELFGELLAEIQRIKSTGDFAGARSLVENYAVKVDPALHAEILERYKKLNLAPYKGFVNPKYELVTDENGNITDVTVAYDEGYVEQMLRYSKDYSPLPSVNN
- a CDS encoding helix-turn-helix domain-containing protein; translated protein: MSDLENKKSEETPKKRPYNLREKKEKKAAYRSLIRPELADELYDKILNIIVVQKKYKDADYSAKDLAKELKTNTRYLSAVVNSRFGMNYSCLLNEYRVKDALHLLTDKRYADKNVEEISAMVGFANRQSFYAAFYKNVGETPNGYRKKHLENKK
- the recQ gene encoding DNA helicase RecQ, with product MRETLKKYFGYDSFRPLQEDIIRHILNKKDALVLMPTGGGKSICYQLPALLCEGTAVVVSPLISLMKDQVEALLANGVAAGALNSSNDETENANLRRACIEGRLKLLYISPEKLLAEKDYLLRDMHISLFAIDEAHCISQWGHDFRPEYTQMGVLHQQFPQVPIVALTATADKITRGDIVRQLHLIEPRTFISSFDRPNISLTVKRGFQAKEKNKAILDFIHRHEGTSGIIYCMSRSKTETVAQMLQKQGIRCGVYHAGLSTQQRDETQDDFINDRIQVVCATIAFGMGIDKSNVRWVIHYNLPKSIESFYQEIGRAGRDGLPSDTVLFYSLGDLILLTKFATESNQQSINLEKLQRMQQYSEADICRRRILLSYFGETTTEDCGNCDVCKNPPQRFDGTVIVQKALSAIARAEQQISTGLLIDILRGNYSAEVTGKGYQELKTFGAGRDIPPRDWQDYLLQMLQLGYFEIAYNENNHLKITSSGSDILFGRTQATLVVIHHEEAATPKGKKKKVVIAKELPFGAAGGESEDLFEALRGLRKQLADQEALPAYIVLSDKVLHLLSISRPTTIEEFGEISGIGDYKKKKYGKDFVKLIKQFVE
- a CDS encoding tetratricopeptide repeat protein: MIRIIIILLFCFPVAICAQTYQQLSEKAIECIEKDSLPQAEKLLLQALKLEPKNAKNALLFSNLGLVQRRLGEFDKALESYSFALNFAPLAVPILLDRAAIYMEMGKTDRAYTDYCQVLDEDKQNKEALLMRAYIYVVRRDYPAARIDYNRLLEIDPQSYSGRLGLATLEQKEGKFREALDILNKMIVESPDDAILYVARADVEREMKHDDLALVDLEEAIRLNASSADAYLLRGNIYLTQKKKALAKADFEKAISLGVPPADLHQQLQQCK
- the cysK gene encoding cysteine synthase A, which gives rise to MAKIAKKLTDLVGNTPLMELSGYSEKYGLKQNIIAKLESFNPAGSVKDRVALSMIEDAEARGALKPGATIIEPTSGNTGVGLAMVATIKGYHLILTMPETMSLERRNLLKALGAEIVLTDGLGGMAASIAKAEELRDSIPGSVILQQFENPANAAAHERTTGEEIWRDTDGEVAVFVAGVGTGGTVCGVARALKKHNPDVYIVAVEPASSPILAGGQAAAHRIQGIGANFIPKLYDASVVDEVIGVPDDEAIRAGRELSATEGLLAGISSGAAVYAARRLAERPEFQNKKIVALLPDTGERYLSTELFAFDAYPLD
- a CDS encoding LTA synthase family protein; translation: MKKRIIQFLTTYFLFVLLFVLQKPIFMVYYHELYSGVSFGDYFSVMWHGLPLDFSLAGYLTAIPGLILIASAWTKSSILRRIRQVYFGIIAFVMACIFIIDLGLYGFWGFRLDATPIFYFFSSPKDAMASVSFWFVLLGILAMLIYAALLYYIFYMVLIRERKPLKIPYRRQNVSLALLLLTAALFIPIRGGFTVSTMNLSKVYFSQDQRMNHAAINPAFSFMYSATHQTNFDKQYRFMDPKVADEIFATMLDKPATATDSIPQLLNTQRPNIVFIILESFSTHLMETFGGQPNVAVNMDKFAKEGILFSNFYASSFRTDRGLASIISAYPGQPSTSIMKYPEKTDKLPSIPRSLKNAGYSLDYYYGGDADFTNMRSYLISSGIEKIVCDKDFPLSERTSKWGAQDHVLFQRLMKDIKEEKQQEPFLKFVQTSSSHEPFEVPFHRLDDKGLNAFAYADSCVGDFVKQYKELPLWKNTVFVLVPDHQGVYPYPIENPLDGQTIPLILIGGAIKEPRVIDTYASQIDIAATLLSQLGLPHDEFTFSKDIMNPASPHFGYFTRPNFFGMVTPENQLVYNLDANTVQLDEGTEKGANLEKGKAFLQKLYDDLAKR
- a CDS encoding phosphatase PAP2 family protein — translated: MVNTNIVKFLSEIDTSIFLSFNGIHSPFWDYFMTSFTGKIIWVPMYATILYILLKNFHWKAVLCYVAAIALTITFADQMCSSLIRPVVARLRPANLENPIVDMVYIVNGYRGGSYGFPSCHAANSFGLAMYVIFTFRKRWLSIFIITWAVLNCYTRIYLGVHYPGDLLVGGIIGGFGGWMFSTLAHKAAAYIEPSTRIRRNDIKQSSITIYVGLLTVLGILIYSTIKSW